The sequence below is a genomic window from Paenibacillus sp. DCT19.
ATCCGGCTGTACGTATTGCATGCGATGTAACAGCGACAGACCGTCTTCTGTTTTCATCTCCGTGATCTTCATGGAGCCATAACCGTCTGAGGGCATAACATCCCCGCGAAGCTTCCCACCAGACTCCTTCATAAAGCTAGTGTCTGAAGAGGAGAAAGCATTGGGATACAAGTGGAAATAAAGCTCGTTAACCGTTTTTTTACCTGGATGAGTCCAGGTTAGTGTCTGTGTTCCCTGTAACACATTTCCGTCCACCAACTTCACATCGATGTGATATTCCACCACACGGTCGCTGAACACTTCAGCCGTCGGGGTCTGCACGCTTTCTGGAGGTGCGGAGGTTTGAGTTTTTGCTGGAGGCTTGCCCACTTCTGGGGCGAGCACAGGCAATTCGGATGTTATGGAGCGATTGTTAACCAGCGTAATCCACGCTCCTGCAATAAGCACACACAGGGCGAGGAATGCGGTGAGCCAACTCTTGGCGCGTCGTGGAATCATCGTTAAATACCTCCCGTTGACAAGCATCTACAGCATGTATATGTTTGCAATGGGACGAATATTAGTTAAAATATTTGTATCAACCCTTGGAGGCTATAAACATGGAACAAAACGAGCAAAACGGCAAAAAACAAATTGCCTTGAATATCGTTAGTGCAAAGAGCAAACACAAAGGTTTCGGTGCGGGTTCTATTGATCTGAATAACTTATCCCCGGTCATTATTGATCAAGGCGAAGCCAAGATTGATATTGGTGCGATGCACGCGAAGAGTAAAGTGGAGCGTGGCATCAAATTTTCGACCAATCGTGAGGATGTACCTAATGGACGCCAAGTATGGCTTGTTTGGGTAGCTGTAGATCGTACAGAGCAGGGACAGCTATATGGTGGTGCAACGGCTTGTGAGATGTGGATTGATACGGAGGCTAAGCGTGGATGGAAATTGCTTGCCGATCATGTGAATCGGATGGATTATGCATTGAAACGCCGCTTTATGTTGGATGATCTGGGTCCAGAAGAACGTGCAGCACTGAAGACACTTCTGATCTCACATAATGAAGAATGGTGGAATGCTTCACCGGATGTATTGAAGGATGCTTTGTCCTAGGCAGCCTAATTTGTTTCAGTACGTTTGATTAAACTAAATCATTAGATTAAAAAAGCCCCGTTACCTTTATAGAAGGAAATGTCACCTGTTTATTACAGGAGTCAGTCCTAACATCAGGTACGGGGCTTTTTGAATGTTGTTCAAGAGCGGCTTTCCTTTTGAAGTGTCTTATAGAGGATGTTCAAAAAGTCCGCTTTTGATTACGCAGGATGCCTAAAGGCATCATCAACGTCGGATATGGAATTCAGCCGAAATAAGTAGATGCTTACGAAGGTTGTTTCCTTCAGAAACAATGTAGTTGCTCACGTAGTTTTGCCTACGCTCCGCTACTCCATTTCTATCTTCATCCCATCTTCTCGGTACTGAAAACCGACCTTTTTGAACACGCACTTATACCACATTCACCGTGAGAACGAGCCGGACAGATACTCACTCAGCGGGGCTATTGATTGCAAAGATAGGGAGCCCTTCTGCTGAAAAGTGATGATGACGCAACTACGTCATTACGTGTTTGCGTCATTCCACCCACCAACGTTTGAAATCTCTCCACCATGAATGTTTTTCTTCCTGAAGACCCTGTTGCTGCTGCACCTCACGAGTCATATCATCACTTGTGGAGTCCGAGTCGTCTGAAGCGCTGCGACATACTTCCGTTGGCTCCGTTCCATCAATAAATACTTCAAGTCGTTTCTCTGGGCAACCATTCCCAGCCAGTTTACCGGATTCAGGATCAATGTAGACACTGACAACGTTGTCAGGCACCGAAAATATTTTGGGTGGAACACTTGCAAGTGCTTGTTCCGTAAACTGGGCGAACATAGGTGCCGCGCGGCGACCATCTGCGGTGGAGATCGCTTTGCCTTGATCATACCCGACCCAGACAGCGGTCGAGAGTTCAGGGGTGAATCCGACCAGCCAGGCGTCTGTATTGGTTGTTCCTGTTTTACCTGCAACAGGTCGCTTGATGGTTGCTGAGACACGATTCCCTGTTCCACCATTTTCAAACACACTCTCCATTAACCGAGTCAACACGTAAGCAGCCGCGGGCTCAACGACCGTTTCTGCTTTGGTCTGAGGTGCTTCATATAGAACACGACCTGCGGCGTCAGTCACTTGTAAAATAGCAACAGGCGGTGTGCGCTGACCACCTGCAGCAATGACTGAAAAGGCAGATGCCATCTCCAATGGGCTAACAGGTGAGGTGCCGAGTGCAAGGGAAGGGACAGCACTCATATTGCTTGTGATCCCCAAATTTTTGGCCATACTTACAACTTGCTCTGGCCCAATCTGCATGATCGTATTAACTGCATAGATGTTGTCGGATGCTGCGATCGCCTTTCTCAGATCGATTTCACCAAGGTACTTGTCACCAAAGTTTCCGGGTTTGTACGTCTTA
It includes:
- a CDS encoding YwhD family protein, with product MEQNEQNGKKQIALNIVSAKSKHKGFGAGSIDLNNLSPVIIDQGEAKIDIGAMHAKSKVERGIKFSTNREDVPNGRQVWLVWVAVDRTEQGQLYGGATACEMWIDTEAKRGWKLLADHVNRMDYALKRRFMLDDLGPEERAALKTLLISHNEEWWNASPDVLKDALS